Part of the Hippoglossus stenolepis isolate QCI-W04-F060 chromosome 4, HSTE1.2, whole genome shotgun sequence genome is shown below.
cagatataaaaagagagagagaagtgtgtctctgtacctttgacaggagctggaggagagcgTGGGGTGGTGAATGTGTAAACATTGGAGAAGGGCCCTTCGCCCGCCTCATTAAAGGCCTGGATGCGGAACATATAAGAGGTAGACTCATTAAGCCTctggactttgtgtgtgtggaggggtcCTTTATACAAGGATATAAatctgagggagggagagagagagagagggagagagagaatttaaTGAGCAAAAGGGTAAAGATGACAAAAGGCAAACAAGAGGAGCAACTCCTCTGCCAggaaatatacagtaaatcatCAGTTCTCCTTATAAAGCTCTTTCTGGTGCGTTATGGTCCACGTGCCCCACCCTGCTCTGCCCTGATCACACCTGGTACTAACACCTCCTGTGTGATCAGGTCACCAGTGGACAGCTTGAAGTAAAACATCCAATCGGTCAGACTACATTCACAGTCCTTTCAGCACATGAACGTGCAACTGAACCACTAACATGCGCCGCCGTTAAATGGCGTCCTCTCCGTCAGCGGGAGTGCATAATTATTCTGCTTTGTTCACCATGTctgaacatttttgaaaaagcAACGGCGATATAGAATTTCACGAGTGAGTCAAACATCTAACGTGATTTGGTTTTTCCTGGAACACACCAAGAAATAGACTGAGTCTGTGTTGACACAGACGAAATACAGAAAATTGCATTGCTGCCTCCTGCTTGTTAACAACGTGAGCAAACAAGCAACATCTGATCCTCGCAAACGTAAATGATAagtgtttatttgcttttagaGCAaagaagtgagatccgatcacaactCAGCCGTAACCTAGACGTTATAATCATATCACCTAGGAAACATCTTAATCTTAATAATCAGGTATGATCAGGACCCTTAATACAGTTATCTTGAGGTTTATCAGTATGGAGGGGCACCGACCTGCCGCTCTTGTCTCCACTCTGCAGCTGATACTGGAGGGCGTCTGAGGTGGCGGCTTTGGCTGGGCCATCGCCCCACTTGAGCCTGAGGGTCTGGTGGCTGAAGGCAGTGCACTCCAGGCGGGGCGGCTGCGGGGGCAGGGGCTTGGTCTTCAGCTTGAAGGTGTGACTAAAGGGGCCGGCTCCCAGGCTGTTCAGGGCCTGGATTCGGatcctgaggaggaagaagagaagagatgtcAACGTcagaggctacatccacattaatGCATCCCTGTTGCTGTGTTTAAGCCTCGACACTCTTCAGTAGTTTTCTGGTGCATTAACCTGCAGTTACCCACATTCACTCCTTGATTGGCCCTTATCAGCCACAACTCGACTACCAGAGGAGAATGCAAAGCGATGCCCACACTTCCTGTCGGTAACAGTTTCACCTTGTTGTCAGtcaaagaaaattaaatccCAAATCGTACTTTTCACCACTGCTGTTCCTCGTTTATAATATTTTCTGCTACTTAGCAACcaagacaatctgcttcctgttaacATCGAAACGTGATGTAGGTTTTCAGCGTGTTAGTATGGATCATGGAGATAATTTTTGATAAGGAGCTAAAACACTCGtctggacagagatcgttttaaaactgtttttaaaattaGCCTTGATATGAATGTAGCCTGAGCCGACCTGAGCTGAAACCCTGCAGTGCCTGTCATCATGGTATCAACAGTATTTCATCTCACTGACAGGTGTTTACGTTCAGCCTCTGTTAATGCACAGTCTGTGAGGGacatttgatattgttttgacTCTGCGTCTCCTGAGAGCTAAAAGTCGGCACTTTAATTCAACCTCTGTGTTTCAGTACAAATCAAATGTGTGGGGCCAAGTCAACGGAGAACACGTCACCGTCAGACTTCACCGTGATTCTGCCACAGAGCTGTGTGGGCTTGAGACAAACAGCATGTAATTGTACATCCTGTGCCGATGACTTTTGAGATAAATAAATTGTCGAACGGGATTTTATTTCATGCAACGATGCACGAGTGTAATTTCCCCATAAAAATAAACCTCTTTTATAATCATGAATCAAAAACAAGCCGCTTTCATTTCGGCTTTGATGGTAAAGGAGGTAAAGTCCAAAGTCTAGTTTAGTCTAAATGTTGCCTGTCCTGGATAAACCAGACTTTACAAATGTATTGAATCATATTTGGTTTTCCTCTTTTATGCCCAGAATTAAaattgtgtgtgtaatttgatttgTATCACATGTTATGCTCTAAAGGTTTCTTATCTGTTCGCTCTTGTTGACGTCTGAAAGTTGACATGTTGCGTGGTACAAATTTCGTAACCCTTTGACCTTACGACGAGGAGGAAGTTTCTACCTGTAGCTGGTGTCCGGCTGCAGATGCTGAATGATGTGTTTGCTGACGGGGCCGATGGAGACGGGCTGGCGCTCTCCGAGGTCAATCAGGTAGGAGGTGATCTCAGAGCCGTGGTCACATGGGCTGTCCCAGGAAATGCCCAGGCAGGTGGACGGCGAGtagagcggcggcggcggccggGAATcgctttcctcctcttcctcgtcttcaTCTGCATCCACCGGGGTCTCGTACCTCTGCAGATCGGACTCCTTCAGCGCGTAGATGTTGCTGACGGCAGCAGGCACAGAGCAGGGGGTCTGGCACAGCACTGCCTCGCTGAAGGGCCCCACACCGGCCACGTTCACAgcctgcacaacaacaacatcaacaacacccGAGTCAACGCCAACTCATACGTGTCATGTGAAACAACACGTGTAACACCCATATTTGACCACAAGGTGGAGTGCCAATGTAAACAGCTGGTAAGATTCAACAGGTGTAAGGTTTTAAATTTCTAAAAGgattatgttatgtttttaaacaACTTCTACAATGAAAGTCTGGATCTATAGCCTGACTAAAGTGTAATATTTAGGGATGGCACTGCCTGTACTGAGgcctgtgtgtgaggagggaaacCACAGTGTGTGAGGGCTCATAAGCAGCCACTGTTCCTTCCTTCATCCCCCGTTGAACCACAAAAGAGGCTGCGAGAGAAAGAACAGCATGGTCTGAAATTTCAGCCTGCACCAGACCCGAAGGACAAAGACGAGGTTTTAATGCCAGCCTCTAACGTCTCCTCTAGTAGACAAGTGCTGGATTCATTGGTGACCGTTGAGAAATTCATTCAGTGCAACAGCACAACTGAGATGTGGTTTAACTCAGTGTATTCATCATGATGAGATCAAAAAAATTCATTGCACAGGGTATCTACACtttcaaaaagacaaaatctTTTAATACCTCCCCCTCCTTTGACCGGCTGATCTTTGCTTGAACATAGCTGATCAAAGCGGcgaaaacaaaactgaaagcATCAGTAGTGTGACGTTTCAGAAATTGAagttaaatatactgtattcaACTTCCTCCATTTAAAAGGGAGGTGTGAATTTCCATATTTTATACTGATGTTGTTAAAATGATCTCAAACCTGTGAGAGGAACAAACTCGCTCATCTGATCAGATTAGTTTCCACAGACCCACACAGGAAATTATTTTGTTGAATTAGTGACCTTATTCTGGAAATTCCTGTATTCTATTGAATGCCCCTGAATTCTTAATACGTTCTCACTCAATATTTAAACTGAAATTACTCAAACAGGGTTTGTAAGATGAGATTTTAATGATCTTAATGTTTAATGAAGAAGCTTCACAGGACAAATCAAGCATTTGTTATTGCTCACCTGCACCCGGCAGAAGTAGTTGGTTGCAGGCAGCAGCCCCTTCATTTCATGGCCGAGCCCCGGTCCACTGTAGGACACCTGCATGCTTCCTTCAGCAGCCCCCCACTCCAGGCGAAACTCTGTCACCGCTGCTCCGTTGCATGAAGGAGCCTCAAAGACAAAATCAGACAAATTACACATCAGCACTTACAGAGGAGACTGTGATGTCTTTTTAATAATGTAACCGATATGGTTCTCAGAATGATTTATGTGAAATGATAATTTGTGTGCATCTGAGGGGGAAACAGTGGAATGGAGTTGGTTTTACCTCCCAGGTCACGACAACACAGCTGGGGGACTTGCATGTGGTGGAGGGAGTTCGACACGGCTCCGGCGCCCCGGGGCCGGTTGTGACTTCACAGCGCTCTGAGAGAGGTCCGAACTATCCACACGAGAGAAGGaataacattttcatacagCTGAAGAATCTAATATTAGAcgtttcaaatcaaatttagtGAGAGAGGGTTGAAAGCatgaatcagaaaaaaaaaaaaccctcttccTGTTATTGATAGATCAGCTTTGACAGACGTTCTCACCCCAGCTTTATTCGCTGCCTTGAGCCGGAAGCTGTAGGTTTTTCCAGGCATTAATCCTCCCACAGAGCAGTCCAGCTCTGGACCCTGGTAAACCTCCCTGCTGTCCTCAGACTGCAGCCCACTCACTTCCACACTGTAGCAGGACACTGGGCTGCCTCCGTCTACCTGAGGGGCGCCTGGAAAATTTGTGAAACCAGTGGTTATAAATCTATATCCTTTAAAAGTGCTGTCAGATACAGTAAATTTACAAAGATAATCTTACAAACTGCAAATAACTTCAAAGCTTGCAGCTTTGAAGTTATTTGCTAGACAAATAAATGCATCAACAGAAGCTACATCCCACACAGATTTGAGTTGGAGAGGAATGACTCACCCCAGCGCAGTTGCACCTCCCTGGCTTTGGGCTTGCCCACCAGCCGAGGGGGCTGGCAGGGCCCTGGGGGCACTGCGGGAGTCTGGACCTGCAGGGTCTCCGACAGCTTGCAAGGGAAGACAACACACCAATTAGGaccaagagaaaaaaaaaaatcaacaatcGCACATCCTGCGTCTTTATCTCTTGCACAACACAAAGTCGATGCGTACATATTGTCATTTTCACCAGCTTATCGGATTCAGGCTAAAGCACACGAGCGAGGAGGCAAATGTGAACGCAGCGTTCAGAGGTGCGTTCTGTGTTCCTTACAGAGCCGTGGGTAAAGTTAGGCAGATTTTCtggggtttctttttttttgcaaactgAACTACTGTGACAAAAGGCAAACATGTGAGTGTTATGTCACATTGTGCTGCACGGAAAGGCAGGAGCTCGCCACCGTGAGTCATGTTTCTTTAGAGGCCCCATCATGAATAAATGCATGCACTAACAGCTGAtgaagaaattaatgaaaaggGTCTGTGAACTGAACTAATTAAGAAAAACATCCTCTGACACATGCAAGGAGGGTTAATCGATGAGAGGGCTTTGCCTTGTACTTGCACACCAGGAAGCACTGTCTCATCTCCCAACATAGGAGACTGTGAGAATGACAATTTCCTATTAAAACTCACCATAAATAGAGAAGCATATCTTGACTCATGTAAAATTGATCAGATCAACCACGGGATGTGACGTGGTGAGATTCAGAGCTTCCTGGCTTAGCAACTGCAGTGTATTTAACAGCCAAGAAATGCATCAGCAATAAGGAAGCCAACAGAAAAACAGTAAACAATAATCAGGGGTACTACATTGTTTAGTGGGCTGTGGTAACCAATATTAGGAGAGTGTTAGGAGAGGATGtagattcattttttaaataaaaatggcTGATTTGTGATCAATGTACTGATCAGCAACCTTTTTGAATTCCTGTGGCGAGACACAAGACCCATGTGTGCGGctgtgtctgtgcacgtgtgCTGATGCTGAGTGACTCACCGGGCTCTGCCCCCCCTCGCTCATGCAGTAAACTCGCGTCTGGTAGGAGCAGCCCGGCTTCAAACCCTCACACACGTGCTCCATCGCTGGGCCCGAGTACACCAGCTCCCATGACATGCCTGAgtgcaaaacatttcaaataaattgcaattatttcaatgttttcaaagtgcaaaacataatttgaatatttcattttttaaatgtagaacTCACCACTTAAGCCCTCAGACAGCTCCACAACGAATTTAGTGACTTCTGCTCCACCATTTTCTTTTGGTGGCTCtgaatttcaaaacaaacaaatacaaacattttttttaaaactgcattaacCAAATCCCTCACCTAGGTAAAGCCTCTGAATAAGAGTAAGCTGAGTTTTCGCTATGTCTGGACATCAACTCGAAAATCGATTATTTCCAGCAAAAATGTGCTTGAGTGCCTTCGAGGTAGCAGAATTCCCAATAATTCCCCCAAATCAtaaacaaaagggaaaatataACTGTAGATGAAGCACTGTTTTTCCAATGATCTGCAAACATTACTTTTCCCCCCCTTCAGAAAACTGGAGGCAGTGAGTGACGCGTGTGTCCAGTGAGAAGGAAGAACTCATGCTGACGTCTGAATGACAGAGACTGTCACTTCATCTTTTATACCGACTACAAGGAACGTCATCCGTCTCCAGTAGAATTATCTCTGATCAGGCAGAGCTCAATGAGAACTGTGAGCGTAACTGTGCCTCGCCATGTAAGACTTGAGTGTCTTTATATAAGAAAGGACACATGATAAGTAAAACGCTCACCCCAGGCCATCTTGAAACTGTTGGGCAGGACTCTTCCTCTGATGACAGGCCTGCAGGGACCACTGGGTCTGTCTGGGTTCGTGATGAACTCAACCACCTGGCTGGGGTTGCTCTTCCCTTCTGAGTTGTATGCCGCCACCTGGAGAAAGTACATTAATACAGGCAGTGAGAAGTCATATCACTGATGTCAGTCAGTGCATAGTGAGTGCATAAAGGTCATTATGTTTCCTGATAACAAGCACTGACTAGACTCAGAGAAGGGTAATGAAGGGATCTGAGACACAGAGTGAGTGTAACATCTAAAATGGCCTCGGAAAAATACCACATCATCAGAAAGATTCAGCTCCTTAAATCTACAGGGTCGTTTCAACAAAACAGTTTCTGCACCACAAGCACTGCAATTGAAAAAATGAGGCAATAAGCTTTAGTGGCATTTGCATTTCAGCACGGCACATCTGCAGTTATGTGAAAATCTCTGTGGGCCTGCTGAGTGCAGCTCATATCCATACTGTACCAAGACAAACGTGCACAGCACCCAGCCTCTGCTCACACTGCACAGCTGGATAATTGGACAtgagggagagagtgaaagcGGGAGAGGGGGAGAGTCTCGAGGGTGACTAATGAACCTTTCATTTGGGCATATGGTGGTTTGTTTGGGTAACAATAACTTTCTGTGAGTATTGTCTGAGAATGCTGTGGTGTGGGTTTTTCTGGCTATGTGAGTAAAGCCTTCTAATTCTCAGTCTTTACATTGGGCTCTAAGCAACATACCTACCAGGTTTGAAGTGAATGGGATGAACGTTTTTCGAGATAGGTGAATTACATATGTACAGACAGAGATTCCACTCATTATAGTGAGATTACATGAGCAATgtaatgaaactgaatttatatGAGttagtttaaatgtttatattctttcttcatctttattattgtcaacaagTCCCATAAAAAGcccaaaaccaacaatgaatTAAACTGTGACACAACTTTCTAACTTCCCTGTATCACTCACTCTCAAGCCTGTTGGTTCTTCTTGCTAAAGAGAGTTGATCTAAAAATAGGATTACAAATGTACACtgatcacaacacaacatgaaaatcagttactggttttatttttgggACTAATCGATGTATAGTTTAATTTCTAGTAGTAAATTAAGTATGTTGGGCAGTATTTTTCTGTACATTAATACACACAGCTGAGTACTTGCAGAAGTAGGATGGTATATGTGAGATCAAAATACAGCGGTGGTTTTCACTGGAACAAAATCACCCAGTGCGACAGAGTGCCTCattgaaaatattgaaatgtttttggacAACAGCGACATTTGGCACAGGAGCTACACACTCGGAAATTATATAAATTGACTGTTTGTTCTGGTCTTTCCATGGGCTTTGCtaacaataagaaaaactgtgaaCGTTACGAGCCAAATCATTTAAAAGGCaataatgtttatgtttttttaagttgttaTACATAATTATATTACAGGCCCCAGCCCTGGTTTGAACAAGTTGGCTCACGCTCAGTCTGAATGCCCTGTGGGGCTGCCAGCCGCAGGCAGAGCTGAAAACCTCAAGATACATTTATCTTAAGAGCCTTAGAGAATTATGGCTGCATATGTATTTAGCATGAATGGCCCGaatggggattgaaccactaATCCCAGCAGTGTTGGAATCACATTTGAGTCGGTTTGGTCCTCTTCAAAAATTTGCCTCAGCCCTTAAATTCATTAACACACTCTTCATTCATGTGTTGTGAGCGAGAAGCGAAACGTCTCATTCTGAGACACGTTGCCGACACATTGCACAGAAAACCTGCAGCTTTTACAATGAGAAATTTAAGATTTTCGACACCTTTTACAAATCTGCCCGGAGCAGATTCTATGAGTTATTCAAAAACCAAGGGAACGAGCAAAAGCTGTCAAAACCAGCTGATTTTTATATCTAATATAAGCAGTGTTAAAAAAGatatgttgtaaaaaaaaaagacaaagaactaTAAATCAATCCCAAAAAATGTTTAGATGTTTAATACTGACCCTTCCTGTCAGTTGCCCCCCACCCTGTTGACACAATCCTGCACATGGATGAGTCATAGGGCCACTGTGGGCGTCTGCACTCTCCCTGGCTGAAGCCTGTCCCCCCTGCCCATACACACTAAACTGCGGTTCAAATTAAAGCCGTGGATCAACAGCTTTGACTGCAAAACATCACGGCGCTGTTTTCTTACCCTAAACTTGTACTTGGTGCTCCTGTGGAGACTCCTGACGGTGCAGGATAGCTCGTCGCCGTCGTAGCTTGGCTGGAAGCCATATCCCTGGGACACAGACAAACgacagtgggagaaagaaaacaaccaggTGAGCAATGACTTACAAGACAACCATTGTagcacagaaaacaaagtggTCTGCTGGAGACAAACAGCTACAGGGGATAGAGGAGCCTTTTTTTGGTGATTTCCCTGGGAGGCCCTATATCTGCAGGTAGAGGTGACAGTAGGTATAAATGACATGTAACTTTAAGAGGAAACTGTGAAAGTATCGCAAGAAATAATGCGACGTTCCATTACACCTCGGAGCCCGGCCCGTGGCATGACGTCACATTAACCTGAGTTGATGGCGCtccagttgcacaggaacaatgtttacATTAGCCAGCGAGCAATTGTTAGCAAAAACAGTTCATAATAAAGCATTACGCTGCATTTTACACATACTAACACCGTAGTACAacgtccacagacagtaattggACAGTACTATGTGATCAACATATTTAATGACATAAGTGctaataaactgtaaaaactacAGCTTTCACTACTGTTGATATATGGAGGGgccatcttggtttttgaaGTCAGGGTGGTGAGTTTCCTCTGACTTTTCGAGTTGAAAATCCGACTTGAGGGGACTTCCAGTTGCAACTTCTGACTCAGGGTCGGAAATTCCGAGCTGCGAGGTTGAATGTAACGCGGCATAAGAGGCGAGTTAGATTTTCTTCATTTGGCTGGGTTGAAATTAATAAACTAAGAAGCTGTGAGAGGATGCATGAACCAGGGACATTGATTTTGATCATTCTTTGATTATAATTGTGAAAACTGTAAGTGTACTTTGTTAatgctgtaaatatttaatgcaGTCAGACAATCAAAGAGAAACACTTGGCAGTTCCAGCCTCTAAACAGTAATGACTCTTCAACTGCAGAAAGCACTTTACACAGAGCGGAAACAATACGTTTAGTATTTTGCAGATGTTGCCAAGTCATTTGTGCATTTCAATccgtttttttaaacttgtaagAAACAAACTATGCAAGACATACCGagccttcctcctccatctccaatATATAGTAGATGTCATCCTCCTTTGGCGAGCTGGTGGGTCTCTGCCACTTCAGACACAGCCAGGTCACCCCCGCCTTCTCCAGCTCTGGAGGGAAGGGTGGCAATGGCACACTGCATGAAGTGAACAGGTCCACCACTTCACTGAACTCGCTGGGgacggcagagagagagagagagagcgagagacagaggatGGGAGAGAATGGGAGAaaagagacaggagagacagagtgagagagagacacacacacagatggagacaACGAATGGAAGGAACGGTAACagaaaaatggacaaaatggGGGATCCAGGGAGTAAACTAGTAGCGGGGGGGGGCGCCTACCTTCCTCCCATGTCGTTTTTGGCTGCGAGGCAGAAAGAGTATCTGGAAGCCGGTGAAAGCTTGGTCACTCTGTACTGCTTCTGAGGTCCATAGTAGCACTGTTCATAAATCCCAGTGCCCTTCCCCTTCAGAGAGAAAGTCTTTAGTTTAACtcgaaatagaaaaaaagagtttcgttctatgttttttttcgtgataaataaagaaaattaccTCATCCCATTGAAGAATGTAGTTTTGGATTTTGGAACCATTGTCACATGGAGCCTGAACATAAACCGTGAACAGGTGGATcagataaatatacaaacaacatGCATTCAGAGTGAAACGTCTTGTAAGAAGTCTTATTTCAAAATCTGATGCTAAATATTTCCTATAACTGCGACTCATCTCTGTGAAACCACTTTCACTTTACTGCTTGCAACTTTGTGACTTAAATGGAGCCAAACTGACGGGGATCTTAGCAACAGTTGTCAAGGAAGGGGATATTTATCTCCGCCAAGGTGgttatggtttgtttgttggttggttggttggttggttggttgatttgtttgtcagcatgaTTAAAGCAAAAACTTCGGAAACTGAAACTTGgtgggtggaaggatgggaaatgggcttttttttttttattgcgaGATTTGGGCCGTTTTTGTGGTTTTCCCAGGAAATTCAGGgaccttgattaaaaaaaaactaaaaaaaacccAGACATATTTGGGGGACTGGTAACAATGACTGCCAATTGATGCCGATCCAAATCAAAAATCGCGATCTAgtaaattcaaatgtggtttcataaagagGGCTGTTGGGCCTCGATGAAGATATGCACTTTACTGTGTAAAGTACATCTTGTAAACCTACTTCATGTTTTTTACTCTTAGTAAAACGGTACTTTGATGTCAAATAAATGCCTGAATAAAAGTCCTGAATCCATTTATCATGTCCCCCCTGTTTTTACCTTCCACTGGAGAACGAGTGTGTTCTTGGTCCCACTGGCCTTCCTGGGAGGATTGGGAGGTTCCGGCTCACAGCTTGAAGTGGTGAAGCTCACAGCCTCCGACGGGCTTCCCTGTAAACAGTTGCACATGGCCTGCACCctgagggaaggagaagaaggtaGTTGCAAAATGTTCCTCTGTGAATTAACACTGTAGTTAAAACCAAGGCAGCTGGAGGGCGAGGCCAACCTGACGTGATAGTCTGTAGCTGGTCGAAGGTCTTCTAAAGTTGCACTTATTTCTTCCCCACTGCAttggaagaagaaacagaaacatctttaagtTGGTGTTGAACTTCATGGCATCCTACCGCTTGTGCTCATCCTACTGCTTGTGCTCACCAATACATGCTCTTGTATTTCCCATCTTTGCCGCTAAACGAGATGGAGACTTCGTAGCTGAGGGCCTCCGGAGGGCTGCAGTCGTCCTCCGCACTGCTGCTGTCGCTCTCTGGCCTGGAGGGCGCACTCCAGCTCACTACCACTCCTCTGGCCTGGATGTCTGACACCTATCATGTAAAAGTGGATCATTATCAAGTCTATGTAACACTTAGACTGTGTGTCTATCAAACCAAGTCATGGAAAGAAAGATCGTATTCCTCCAGCTGCAAAATCTGCCACACTTTTCCTACACTAAACCCAAAGGGCCATGTCAGGTCAATATTAATGTTTCAGGTTTCtaattcttatttttaaatatctaaaaatatcacaaaaatcCAACTGCTTGCAAATAACAGAGGATCAAAATATTCCAGCTGATGCAACTTCTAGAGTTTTGCGCACTTGGTGGGGTTGTGCTGAGCAATCCTAggattttttattctgttttgagGAGGTTTAAAAATAGCCTGAGCTACGCTGCAGGGGGGATTCA
Proteins encoded:
- the fndc3a gene encoding fibronectin type-III domain-containing protein 3A isoform X2 is translated as MADHTPPLESGQLLSSELPMLPSPPPPTMVNGDGPQQVILVQVNPGEAFTIRREDGQFQCITGPAQVPMMSPNGSVPPIYVPPGYVSQIIEENGVRRVLVLPQQPEFHPGGHSPLHHPPPPPHAHLPAFIPHPAMMPPPPHLYTGMGDMSSQYNSQYHPAHIYSEQVSADSHSQHGRQPFVHRDDRTSKTYERLQKKLKDRQGCGGGGQVKDSPPLSPQKSCNSPPTADIHNGVGGKGLDVEQEQLSHAVASPDKAAGRGKNGESGELDKEAQALQALLSTISKPVVSDIQARGVVVSWSAPSRPESDSSSAEDDCSPPEALSYEVSISFSGKDGKYKSMYCGEEISATLEDLRPATDYHVRVQAMCNCLQGSPSEAVSFTTSSCEPEPPNPPRKASGTKNTLVLQWKAPCDNGSKIQNYILQWDEGKGTGIYEQCYYGPQKQYRVTKLSPASRYSFCLAAKNDMGGSEFSEVVDLFTSCSVPLPPFPPELEKAGVTWLCLKWQRPTSSPKEDDIYYILEMEEEGSGYGFQPSYDGDELSCTVRSLHRSTKYKFRVAAYNSEGKSNPSQVVEFITNPDRPSGPCRPVIRGRVLPNSFKMAWEPPKENGGAEVTKFVVELSEGLSGMSWELVYSGPAMEHVCEGLKPGCSYQTRVYCMSEGGQSPLSETLQVQTPAVPPGPCQPPRLVGKPKAREVQLRWGAPQVDGGSPVSCYSVEVSGLQSEDSREVYQGPELDCSVGGLMPGKTYSFRLKAANKAGFGPLSERCEVTTGPGAPEPCRTPSTTCKSPSCVVVTWEAPSCNGAAVTEFRLEWGAAEGSMQVSYSGPGLGHEMKGLLPATNYFCRVQAVNVAGVGPFSEAVLCQTPCSVPAAVSNIYALKESDLQRYETPVDADEDEEEEESDSRPPPPLYSPSTCLGISWDSPCDHGSEITSYLIDLGERQPVSIGPVSKHIIQHLQPDTSYRIRIQALNSLGAGPFSHTFKLKTKPLPPQPPRLECTAFSHQTLRLKWGDGPAKAATSDALQYQLQSGDKSGRFISLYKGPLHTHKVQRLNESTSYMFRIQAFNEAGEGPFSNVYTFTTPRSPPAPVKAPKVERLDDNSCEVTWEALPPMKGDPITYTLQSMMGNSEFKQAYKGSATSFHVQNMQPSSDYRFRVCAIRQCQDAPELNGSYSPTVTLSPQRNEVAVGGGATGSGSRAGTESNRARRSLTDEQCAFLLLMVFAVIAILIAFVIQYFVIK
- the fndc3a gene encoding fibronectin type-III domain-containing protein 3A isoform X3; translation: MRATVILVQVNPGEAFTIRREDGQFQCITGPAQVPMMSPNGSVPPIYVPPGYVSQIIEENGVRRVLVLPQQPEFHPGGHSPLHHPPPPPHAHLPAFIPHPAMMPPPPHLYTGMGDMSSQYNSQYHPAHIYSEQVSADSHSQHGRQPFVHRDDRTSKTYERLQKKLKDRQGCGGGGQVKDSPPLSPQKSCNSPPTADIHNGVGGKGLDVEQEQLSHAVASPDKAAGRGKNGESGELDKEAQALQALLSTISKPVVSDIQARGVVVSWSAPSRPESDSSSAEDDCSPPEALSYEVSISFSGKDGKYKSMYCGEEISATLEDLRPATDYHVRVQAMCNCLQGSPSEAVSFTTSSCEPEPPNPPRKASGTKNTLVLQWKAPCDNGSKIQNYILQWDEGKGTGIYEQCYYGPQKQYRVTKLSPASRYSFCLAAKNDMGGSEFSEVVDLFTSCSVPLPPFPPELEKAGVTWLCLKWQRPTSSPKEDDIYYILEMEEEGSGYGFQPSYDGDELSCTVRSLHRSTKYKFRVAAYNSEGKSNPSQVVEFITNPDRPSGPCRPVIRGRVLPNSFKMAWEPPKENGGAEVTKFVVELSEGLSGMSWELVYSGPAMEHVCEGLKPGCSYQTRVYCMSEGGQSPLSETLQVQTPAVPPGPCQPPRLVGKPKAREVQLRWGAPQVDGGSPVSCYSVEVSGLQSEDSREVYQGPELDCSVGGLMPGKTYSFRLKAANKAGFGPLSERCEVTTGPGAPEPCRTPSTTCKSPSCVVVTWEAPSCNGAAVTEFRLEWGAAEGSMQVSYSGPGLGHEMKGLLPATNYFCRVQAVNVAGVGPFSEAVLCQTPCSVPAAVSNIYALKESDLQRYETPVDADEDEEEEESDSRPPPPLYSPSTCLGISWDSPCDHGSEITSYLIDLGERQPVSIGPVSKHIIQHLQPDTSYRIRIQALNSLGAGPFSHTFKLKTKPLPPQPPRLECTAFSHQTLRLKWGDGPAKAATSDALQYQLQSGDKSGRFISLYKGPLHTHKVQRLNESTSYMFRIQAFNEAGEGPFSNVYTFTTPRSPPAPVKAPKVERLDDNSCEVTWEALPPMKGDPITYTLQSMMGNSEFKQAYKGSATSFHVQNMQPSSDYRFRVCAIRQCQDAPELNGSYSPTVTLSPQRNEVAVGGGATGSGSRAGTESNRARRSLTDEQCAFLLLMVFAVIAILIAFVIQYFVIK